A DNA window from Desulfatibacillum aliphaticivorans DSM 15576 contains the following coding sequences:
- the secA gene encoding preprotein translocase subunit SecA — protein MIGETLAKIFGTKNSRVIKSFHPTVNQINELEPKYQAMSDDELRAQTEVFKKLLADGKPLDDILCDAFAAVREASIRTLEMRHFDVQLIGGMVLHQGNIAEMKTGEGKTLVATLPAYLNALTGRGVHVVTVNDYLATRDTEWMGQIYRFLGMTVGTIVHGLDDDERQEAYAADITYGTNNEFGFDYLRDNMKYSRGHFVQRDHHFAIVDEVDSILIDEARTPLIISGPAEKSTQLYYQVDVVIPRLREEDHYTIDEKARTVALTEEGVKVVEGGLGVDNLYDHKNMEMLHHVNQALKAHTLFKRDVDYIVKQGEVIIVDEFTGRLMPGRRYSDGLHQALEAKEKVKIENENQTLASITFQNYFRMYEKLSGMTGTADTEAPEFKKIYNLDVVVIPTNMPMIRKDYPDVIYRSKQEKYEAVINEIQELHRSGQPVLVGTISIDDSETLAKMLKKRGVPHNVLNAKNHEGEAQIVANAGQAGSVTISTNMAGRGTDIKLGEGVKELGGLHILGTERHESRRIDNQLRGRSGRQGDPGSSRFYLSMDDDLLRIFGGERMSKIMDTLGMQEGEPIEAKILSRGIENAQAKVEAHNFEGRKHILEYDDVMNQQREVIYRQRREILSGESLRPNIEAMIEDLTEGIAAVHADDRTHAKDWDWEAINDDMYAQFGIRVQVDDEIKDKIKSQELGDILYQTAIEVYDAKEKSIGSDQWRNLEEYVMLRTVDSLWKDHLLSMDHLREGIGLRSYAQQQPLIVYKKEGFEMFQEMIDKIQEEVVKLLFFVRFEEEPEKIEEIKPKEQEMTFSHGGDQAVKKKPVQRKDDKVGRNSPCPCGSGKKYKKCCGA, from the coding sequence ATGATAGGCGAAACCCTAGCAAAAATTTTCGGCACCAAAAATTCCCGGGTTATTAAATCTTTCCATCCCACAGTCAATCAGATAAATGAGCTTGAGCCCAAATACCAAGCCATGAGCGACGACGAGTTGCGGGCTCAGACGGAAGTGTTCAAAAAGCTGTTGGCGGACGGCAAGCCCCTTGACGACATCCTGTGCGACGCTTTTGCAGCGGTTCGCGAAGCCTCCATCCGCACCCTGGAAATGCGGCATTTTGACGTTCAGCTCATAGGCGGCATGGTCTTGCATCAGGGAAACATTGCGGAAATGAAAACAGGCGAGGGCAAGACCCTGGTGGCCACGCTGCCCGCTTATCTGAATGCATTGACCGGCCGCGGCGTGCATGTGGTTACGGTGAACGATTACCTGGCCACGCGCGACACCGAATGGATGGGGCAGATCTACCGTTTTCTGGGCATGACTGTGGGAACTATCGTGCACGGCCTGGATGATGATGAACGCCAGGAAGCCTATGCCGCAGACATCACGTACGGCACCAACAATGAGTTCGGCTTTGATTATCTGCGCGACAACATGAAGTATTCCCGGGGGCATTTCGTACAAAGGGACCACCACTTCGCCATCGTGGACGAAGTGGACAGCATCCTGATTGACGAAGCCAGAACGCCTTTGATCATTTCCGGCCCTGCGGAAAAATCCACCCAGTTGTACTATCAGGTGGACGTGGTCATCCCCCGGCTCAGGGAGGAGGATCATTATACCATCGACGAAAAGGCCCGCACCGTGGCACTGACGGAAGAGGGCGTCAAAGTGGTCGAAGGGGGCCTTGGTGTGGACAACCTGTACGACCACAAAAACATGGAAATGCTGCACCATGTCAACCAGGCCCTGAAGGCCCACACCCTTTTTAAAAGGGATGTGGACTACATCGTCAAGCAGGGCGAGGTCATCATCGTGGACGAGTTCACGGGCCGCCTTATGCCCGGCAGGCGCTACAGCGACGGCCTGCATCAGGCTCTGGAAGCCAAGGAAAAGGTCAAAATCGAAAACGAAAACCAGACCCTGGCGTCCATCACCTTTCAGAATTATTTCCGCATGTACGAAAAACTTTCGGGCATGACCGGTACGGCGGACACGGAAGCCCCCGAATTTAAAAAGATTTACAACCTTGATGTTGTGGTTATCCCCACCAACATGCCCATGATCCGAAAGGATTACCCGGACGTCATTTATCGTTCCAAGCAGGAGAAGTACGAAGCTGTCATCAACGAAATCCAGGAGTTGCATCGCTCCGGCCAGCCGGTTTTGGTGGGCACTATCTCCATTGACGACTCGGAAACCCTGGCGAAAATGCTAAAAAAGCGGGGCGTTCCCCACAACGTATTGAACGCCAAGAACCATGAAGGCGAAGCGCAGATCGTGGCCAACGCAGGGCAGGCGGGCTCCGTCACCATTTCCACCAATATGGCCGGCCGCGGTACGGACATCAAGCTGGGCGAGGGCGTCAAGGAATTGGGCGGCCTCCATATTCTCGGTACGGAAAGGCACGAAAGCCGCCGGATCGACAACCAGCTTCGCGGCCGCTCCGGCCGTCAGGGCGACCCGGGCTCCTCCCGTTTTTATTTGTCCATGGACGACGATCTGCTGCGTATTTTCGGCGGGGAGCGCATGTCCAAGATCATGGACACCTTGGGCATGCAGGAAGGCGAACCCATTGAGGCCAAGATTCTCTCCCGGGGCATTGAAAACGCCCAGGCCAAGGTGGAAGCCCACAACTTTGAAGGCCGTAAGCATATCTTGGAATACGACGACGTCATGAACCAGCAGCGCGAGGTGATCTACCGCCAGCGCCGGGAAATACTCAGCGGAGAAAGCCTGCGCCCCAATATCGAAGCTATGATCGAAGATCTGACCGAGGGCATTGCCGCTGTCCACGCAGACGACCGGACTCACGCCAAAGACTGGGACTGGGAAGCCATCAACGACGATATGTACGCCCAGTTCGGCATTCGCGTTCAAGTCGACGACGAAATCAAGGACAAAATCAAGTCCCAGGAACTTGGCGACATCCTGTACCAGACGGCCATTGAGGTCTACGACGCCAAGGAGAAGTCCATCGGCTCCGACCAGTGGCGAAACCTGGAGGAGTACGTCATGCTCCGGACCGTGGACTCCCTGTGGAAGGACCATTTGCTTTCCATGGACCACCTGCGGGAAGGCATCGGCCTCCGGAGTTACGCTCAGCAACAGCCCTTGATCGTTTATAAGAAAGAGGGCTTTGAAATGTTCCAGGAGATGATCGATAAAATCCAGGAGGAAGTGGTCAAGCTGCTTTTCTTCGTGCGCTTTGAGGAAGAGCCGGAAAAGATTGAAGAGATCAAGCCTAAGGAACAGGAAATGACCTTCTCCCACGGCGGCGATCAGGCTGTGAAGAAGAAGCCGGTCCAGCGCAAGGACGACAAAGTCGGCAGGAACTCGCCTTGCCCTTGCGGCAGCGGGAAGAAATACAAGAAATGCTGCGGCGCGTAG
- a CDS encoding REP-associated tyrosine transposase has translation MRYKRAKIRGGTYFFTVVTRLRKPFLCVPENRDLLRESFKQVMTFRPFRIEAFVLLPDHLHCIWTLPDGDRDFSTRWRLIKTHFTKNCDQQLRTQPDKSRERGKEQSVWQHRYWEHLIRDQNDFNRHVEYIHYNPVKHGYVGSPFDWEYSSFKKFVILGIYAETWGAKMEDRDDWGDIEE, from the coding sequence ATGCGATACAAACGGGCGAAAATCCGAGGAGGAACTTATTTTTTTACGGTGGTGACCCGGTTGCGAAAACCATTTTTATGCGTCCCCGAAAATCGAGACCTGCTGCGGGAATCTTTCAAGCAAGTCATGACCTTTCGCCCTTTTCGCATTGAAGCCTTTGTTTTATTGCCCGACCATTTACATTGCATTTGGACGCTGCCTGACGGAGACAGGGATTTTTCCACGAGATGGCGGCTGATCAAGACGCATTTCACCAAGAATTGCGACCAGCAACTTCGCACCCAGCCGGACAAATCCCGAGAGCGTGGAAAAGAGCAAAGCGTTTGGCAGCATCGCTATTGGGAGCACTTGATAAGAGATCAGAATGATTTCAACCGGCATGTGGAATATATCCATTATAACCCGGTCAAGCATGGTTATGTTGGATCTCCATTTGATTGGGAGTATTCAAGTTTTAAGAAATTTGTGATATTGGGGATTTATGCCGAAACATGGGGAGCGAAAATGGAAGACAGGGATGATTGGGGTGATATTGAAGAATAG
- a CDS encoding LEA type 2 family protein, producing the protein MRNIALLVTVCLFILALSSCASFGVGYKAPEVTLASIAVQDATLFETSFKVKLRVINKNADPLQIAGSEGDIYLSGSKLISIVSGQQAEVPGFGSQIIEAEAHASNLNLVPLLAKLLVQLQSGQAVEDVDYKASGVVHLVGGGLFSGRVPFKTTGVLPLSAVQNLHQGLVEPGKYVAPLTPLTAQ; encoded by the coding sequence ATGAGAAATATCGCTCTTCTTGTAACCGTCTGCCTGTTCATCCTGGCCTTATCCTCTTGCGCAAGCTTTGGGGTGGGGTACAAAGCTCCTGAAGTCACCCTGGCCAGTATCGCCGTTCAGGACGCCACGTTATTTGAAACCTCGTTCAAGGTGAAACTGCGCGTGATCAATAAGAACGCCGACCCGTTGCAGATTGCAGGGTCGGAAGGGGACATCTACCTCTCGGGAAGCAAGCTGATCAGCATTGTGTCCGGCCAGCAGGCGGAGGTTCCAGGGTTTGGATCCCAGATTATCGAGGCCGAGGCCCATGCCTCGAATCTCAACCTGGTTCCTTTATTGGCCAAGCTCCTGGTTCAGTTGCAATCCGGCCAGGCCGTGGAAGACGTGGATTACAAGGCCAGCGGGGTGGTTCATCTGGTGGGCGGAGGGCTTTTTTCCGGCCGGGTTCCGTTCAAGACCACAGGCGTGCTGCCCTTGAGCGCGGTGCAGAACCTGCACCAGGGATTGGTTGAGCCGGGCAAGTACGTAGCTCCCCTGACGCCTTTGACCGCACAATAA
- a CDS encoding TetR/AcrR family transcriptional regulator, which yields MPKPPRTPQEVEAFRENILAHAVELISVKGFEGFSMRKLSARLGIAAKTIYNYYTNKDELYLAILTKGFNRLHRQCEKARDSRDEPLDRIEAMVSAFLDFGLNESNAYNLMFTWHVPKYNDYVGSDMEPAALLELQAALKIVDLFADAIGACASPGFFIQEEDSRKVLISIFTRLHGFIASYNNTLLQYMHSSPMDLVPDMREEIREDFLRRMERIQLPERSLSTA from the coding sequence ATGCCCAAGCCCCCGCGCACGCCGCAGGAAGTGGAAGCATTTCGGGAGAACATTCTGGCTCACGCCGTGGAGTTGATCTCCGTGAAGGGCTTTGAAGGCTTCAGCATGCGCAAGTTGTCGGCCAGGCTGGGGATTGCCGCCAAAACCATCTATAATTATTACACAAACAAAGATGAACTTTATTTGGCCATTCTCACCAAGGGATTCAACCGGCTGCATCGCCAATGCGAAAAGGCCCGGGACTCCCGCGACGAACCGTTGGACCGCATCGAGGCCATGGTTTCGGCATTCCTGGATTTTGGGTTGAACGAGTCCAATGCGTACAATCTCATGTTCACATGGCACGTGCCCAAATACAATGATTACGTAGGCAGCGACATGGAGCCGGCCGCCTTGCTTGAGTTGCAGGCCGCTTTAAAAATAGTGGATCTTTTTGCTGACGCCATTGGGGCGTGCGCATCACCCGGCTTCTTCATCCAAGAGGAAGACAGCCGAAAGGTCCTGATTTCCATATTTACGCGTTTGCATGGTTTTATAGCCAGCTATAACAATACCTTGCTTCAATATATGCATTCCAGCCCCATGGATTTGGTTCCCGATATGCGGGAGGAAATCCGGGAAGACTTTTTACGGCGTATGGAGCGGATTCAATTGCCGGAACGCAGCCTTTCCACTGCGTAG
- a CDS encoding glycyl-radical enzyme activating protein has translation MNEPLILDIKGNSLDDGPGIRSVVFFKGCPLSCLWCHNPESKRRELEISYDPKDCVHCDTCMETCPENALSPDNPFFIDRKKCTLCMQCVEACPSGALSRVGTVMEIDAIVRDVARDKPFFKTSGGGVTLSGGEPTLSMDFLSRLVRAFREQEIHVLVETCGMFRMEDFLEKVYPHIDAIYMDIKIMDKAAHQQYCGTSNEVILKNFKALNKLYQEGGVEILPRTPLIPGITDSDENIGAVISFLQECGVKKADLLPYHPLWQEKNFKIGIKDSRGDAPAMQSFLDKDRLQACREAFLAAGIQLA, from the coding sequence ATGAATGAACCTTTGATTCTGGACATCAAGGGAAATTCCCTGGACGACGGCCCGGGTATACGGTCCGTGGTGTTTTTCAAGGGATGCCCCCTATCCTGCCTGTGGTGCCACAACCCGGAAAGCAAAAGGCGGGAGCTTGAAATCTCCTACGATCCCAAAGACTGCGTGCATTGCGATACATGCATGGAAACCTGCCCGGAGAATGCTCTTTCGCCGGACAACCCATTTTTTATTGATCGAAAAAAATGCACCTTATGCATGCAATGCGTGGAAGCCTGCCCTTCCGGCGCTCTTTCCCGGGTGGGCACGGTCATGGAAATCGACGCTATTGTCCGGGACGTGGCCCGGGACAAGCCCTTTTTCAAAACCTCGGGCGGAGGCGTCACCCTGTCGGGCGGAGAACCCACTTTGTCCATGGACTTCCTGAGCCGCCTTGTCCGGGCCTTTAGGGAGCAGGAAATCCATGTTCTGGTGGAGACCTGCGGCATGTTTCGCATGGAGGATTTTCTGGAAAAAGTTTATCCCCATATCGATGCAATTTATATGGATATCAAGATCATGGACAAGGCTGCCCACCAACAGTATTGCGGGACGTCAAATGAAGTGATCCTGAAAAATTTTAAGGCATTGAACAAGCTGTACCAGGAAGGCGGCGTGGAAATATTGCCGCGTACGCCCTTGATTCCCGGCATTACGGATTCGGACGAAAACATTGGGGCCGTCATCAGCTTTTTGCAGGAATGCGGCGTGAAAAAGGCGGATTTGCTGCCCTACCACCCTTTATGGCAGGAAAAAAATTTTAAGATCGGAATCAAAGACTCCCGGGGCGACGCCCCGGCCATGCAGTCTTTTCTGGATAAAGACAGGCTCCAGGCCTGCCGGGAGGCCTTCCTGGCGGCCGGCATTCAACTGGCGTAA
- a CDS encoding pyruvate formate lyase family protein: MLFQFQSNGSSKPGFSFTNLLIKNLLRLMALNFNLRPGLNQYLKSVDGWMNFSANLRTENNSLNASIVFKDGKAFVPAVAPDPCDISLIFRDDKTVRKLLGSTPTEQIFMLLKSELRTQGNQTYLNLLFFYLNLLLKKKAYKLIEKEKQASAKQAKELVPDSKPELSHALLDRKNHRLKGPKVDPGVRFLDDPYLSQYSLEDFPRLSRFLDIHFTQKGEICPERPKILTDWFKEHGFEKDASGKDWIPELRQGLAFKHLMENRKPIIRKDDLLAGTSTTKEVGVIVYPDAHGTMLWGELYTVPHRSLNPYDVSEDTVRLLHHEVFPYFTHRNFKEWVRYNYQSPLCQAIDERYAVYFVWKQAALSHTIPDFPKILSLGASGVINEIKGKLNQEGLSDRQKGLLEGMIHSMEGMIAYSKNLSAQAAEEAAQESDPKRKAELENIAQACAQVIENPARNLDEAVNAVWITWVGMHMENTNAGLSMGRLDQWLQPYYETDLEKISDEKEREAYIKHAIELVGCLFMRCTDHLPLTPDLANWYFGGSSSDQAITLGGVTPEGEDAVNDMTYIFLKVTEMLGIRDPNVNARYNREKNSDVYLKRLCEVNLITAATPSLHSDQAVIESLKEFDYAQEDLNNWSATGCVEPTLSGRHIGHTNFQMMNMVAALEMALNNGLHPLMNWRLGPETGEPAEGAFKTFDDFFEAFTKQFAFLIDQSVEYNNLMGLAHQAIRPTPFLSSLIDDCISTAADVTHGGARYNSSGAACIGLADVTDSLMAIKKLVYDDKSVSFADLKNAVADNFQSEPALHALITHKVPLFGSGSEEAVEMANRVAKFAHDHYGTHTNYRGGKYTVGFWSMSNHVIYGTLSGALPSGKLEGKPFTPGLTPQPIASPNLLDNIRDVARLSPKYITNNLAFNVKIVPGPNDTHEQTVDNMFSYVKTYFDLGGMQMQLNAVTSDTLKDAMANPENYRNLLVRISGYNAYFVTLNRDMQLELIERAQYGL; encoded by the coding sequence ATGCTGTTTCAATTCCAATCCAATGGTTCGTCAAAACCTGGGTTTTCCTTTACTAACTTGCTTATCAAGAACCTGCTCAGGCTCATGGCCTTGAATTTCAACCTGCGCCCAGGCCTGAACCAGTATCTAAAAAGCGTGGACGGCTGGATGAATTTCAGCGCCAACCTGCGCACGGAAAACAACAGCCTGAACGCCTCCATCGTTTTCAAGGACGGCAAGGCCTTTGTCCCGGCCGTCGCGCCTGATCCTTGCGACATCTCCCTGATTTTTCGGGACGACAAGACCGTGCGCAAGCTCCTGGGAAGCACGCCCACGGAGCAAATTTTCATGCTGCTGAAAAGCGAACTCCGGACCCAGGGCAACCAAACATATCTTAACTTGTTGTTTTTCTATCTTAATTTACTTTTAAAAAAGAAAGCATACAAGCTCATTGAAAAGGAAAAACAGGCCTCTGCCAAACAGGCCAAAGAGCTTGTCCCGGACTCCAAGCCGGAGTTGAGCCATGCCTTATTGGATAGAAAAAACCATCGGCTTAAAGGGCCAAAAGTGGACCCCGGCGTACGTTTTCTGGATGATCCGTACCTGTCCCAATACTCTCTGGAAGATTTTCCCAGGCTGTCCAGGTTCCTGGATATCCACTTCACCCAAAAAGGGGAAATTTGCCCGGAGCGGCCGAAAATCCTGACTGACTGGTTTAAGGAGCACGGGTTTGAAAAAGACGCCTCGGGTAAGGATTGGATACCCGAGCTTCGCCAGGGCCTGGCATTCAAACACCTCATGGAAAACCGCAAGCCCATCATCCGCAAGGACGATCTCCTGGCCGGAACCTCCACGACCAAGGAAGTCGGCGTGATCGTCTATCCCGACGCCCACGGCACCATGCTCTGGGGGGAATTATACACGGTTCCCCATCGTTCCTTAAATCCCTACGATGTTTCCGAGGATACGGTCAGGCTGCTTCATCACGAAGTATTTCCGTACTTTACTCATAGAAACTTCAAGGAATGGGTGAGGTATAATTACCAATCCCCCTTGTGCCAGGCCATAGATGAACGCTACGCAGTATATTTTGTTTGGAAACAAGCCGCTCTGTCCCATACTATCCCGGACTTCCCCAAAATCCTGTCCCTGGGCGCCTCCGGCGTTATTAATGAAATCAAAGGAAAACTGAATCAGGAAGGCTTGTCGGATCGCCAAAAGGGCCTGCTGGAAGGCATGATTCACTCCATGGAAGGCATGATCGCCTATTCCAAAAATCTTTCCGCCCAGGCGGCCGAAGAGGCTGCTCAGGAATCCGATCCCAAACGCAAGGCCGAGTTGGAAAATATCGCCCAGGCCTGCGCCCAGGTGATCGAAAATCCGGCCCGAAACCTGGACGAGGCCGTCAACGCCGTGTGGATCACCTGGGTTGGCATGCATATGGAAAACACCAACGCCGGGCTGTCCATGGGCCGTCTGGATCAATGGCTTCAGCCTTATTATGAAACGGACCTGGAAAAAATCTCCGATGAAAAGGAGCGGGAAGCCTACATCAAACACGCTATTGAGCTTGTGGGGTGCTTGTTTATGCGCTGCACCGACCATCTGCCCCTGACCCCGGACCTGGCCAACTGGTATTTTGGCGGCAGCTCCTCGGATCAGGCCATCACCCTGGGCGGCGTCACGCCCGAAGGCGAGGATGCGGTGAACGACATGACCTACATTTTCCTGAAAGTCACGGAAATGCTGGGTATTCGGGATCCCAACGTAAACGCCCGGTATAACAGGGAGAAGAACAGCGACGTCTACCTTAAGCGTTTGTGCGAGGTTAACCTCATCACGGCGGCCACACCCTCGCTGCATAGCGATCAGGCCGTGATCGAGTCCTTAAAGGAATTCGATTACGCCCAGGAGGATCTGAACAACTGGTCCGCCACCGGGTGCGTGGAGCCCACCTTATCGGGCAGGCATATCGGCCATACCAATTTTCAAATGATGAACATGGTGGCCGCGTTGGAAATGGCCCTGAACAACGGACTTCACCCGCTTATGAACTGGCGCCTGGGGCCTGAAACCGGCGAACCGGCGGAAGGCGCCTTCAAAACCTTTGACGATTTTTTCGAGGCTTTCACCAAACAGTTCGCCTTCCTGATCGATCAATCCGTGGAATACAACAACCTCATGGGGCTGGCCCACCAAGCCATCCGCCCCACCCCGTTCCTGTCCTCGCTCATTGACGACTGCATCAGCACAGCCGCGGACGTCACCCATGGGGGAGCCCGGTACAACAGCTCCGGCGCCGCCTGCATCGGCCTGGCCGACGTGACCGACTCTCTTATGGCCATCAAAAAGCTGGTGTATGATGACAAGTCCGTCAGCTTTGCGGACCTGAAAAATGCCGTGGCCGATAATTTTCAGTCAGAGCCGGCGCTTCACGCCCTGATCACCCACAAGGTTCCTTTGTTCGGGTCGGGCAGCGAGGAAGCCGTGGAAATGGCCAACCGGGTCGCCAAATTCGCTCACGATCATTACGGAACCCACACCAACTACCGGGGCGGTAAGTATACCGTGGGGTTCTGGTCCATGTCCAACCACGTGATATACGGCACACTAAGCGGCGCCCTGCCCTCGGGCAAGCTGGAAGGCAAGCCCTTCACGCCTGGACTAACGCCTCAACCCATCGCTTCGCCCAATCTTTTGGACAACATCCGGGACGTGGCAAGGCTTTCGCCCAAGTACATCACCAACAACCTCGCGTTTAACGTCAAGATCGTGCCCGGACCTAACGACACCCATGAACAAACGGTGGACAACATGTTCTCGTATGTTAAAACCTATTTCGATCTGGGCGGCATGCAAATGCAATTAAACGCCGTCACCTCGGACACTCTCAAGGACGCCATGGCCAACCCGGAGAATTACCGCAATCTTCTCGTGCGGATTTCCGGATATAACGCCTATTTCGTCACCCTGAATCGGGACATGCAACTGGAATTGATCGAACGGGCCCAATACGGGCTATAA
- a CDS encoding SDR family NAD(P)-dependent oxidoreductase has protein sequence MKDLHGKTAFITGGSSGIGLETARLLASKGCHIVLFARNPEKLEKARSLLLNYRKALSQKVEIHTMDVTDPKNVEQAVQKAVETAGPPDVVIANAGKGFGDHFENTPFEVFDQVMQTNVYGVRNMTAATLSYLVQNQGHLVIVASLAGMAALPGYTAYGTSKFAAVGFAKCLRPELKTKGVGLTLICPPEVYTPMVEEELKTLPREYRAVKLMAGIEPLEKVARDIVRGIEKNRFVVIPGFMAKMSYYIVKLFPGRTSNWVTDLMVRQLAQKG, from the coding sequence ATGAAAGATCTCCATGGCAAGACAGCCTTTATCACAGGCGGCTCATCAGGAATCGGCCTGGAAACAGCCCGCCTGCTTGCCTCCAAAGGCTGCCATATCGTCCTGTTTGCGAGAAATCCCGAAAAATTGGAAAAGGCCCGCAGCCTTCTCCTGAATTACCGCAAGGCCCTGTCCCAAAAAGTGGAAATCCATACAATGGACGTGACCGACCCAAAGAACGTGGAACAGGCTGTACAAAAAGCCGTGGAAACCGCAGGACCGCCGGATGTGGTCATCGCCAACGCCGGCAAGGGATTCGGAGATCATTTTGAAAACACCCCCTTTGAGGTGTTTGACCAGGTTATGCAGACCAACGTCTACGGCGTACGCAATATGACCGCCGCAACCCTGTCCTATCTGGTGCAAAATCAAGGGCATCTGGTTATTGTAGCCTCCTTGGCAGGCATGGCGGCCTTGCCGGGCTACACTGCCTACGGAACTTCCAAATTCGCCGCCGTGGGCTTTGCAAAATGCCTCCGGCCGGAGCTAAAAACCAAGGGCGTGGGCCTGACCCTGATTTGCCCGCCGGAAGTTTACACCCCCATGGTGGAGGAGGAGTTGAAAACCCTGCCCAGGGAATACCGGGCCGTCAAGCTCATGGCCGGCATCGAGCCGTTGGAAAAAGTGGCGCGGGACATTGTCCGGGGGATCGAAAAAAATCGGTTTGTGGTCATCCCAGGCTTCATGGCCAAGATGTCCTATTACATCGTCAAGCTCTTCCCTGGTCGGACCAGTAACTGGGTTACTGATCTGATGGTCCGACAACTCGCCCAAAAAGGATGA
- the hisD gene encoding histidinol dehydrogenase, with amino-acid sequence MKIYQYPSQAAEKRFKSMVDRGVSFRVKDVKAVSKILEDVRKNGDQAVVDYSNRFDAGGMTVESMRVTDQEMKDALAQVDPDFQKAMERSHRNVADFHRRQLPKSWITTDRPGTVLGQMIRPVDAAGVYVPGGQGGSTPLVSSVIMGGVPAKIAGVERVIMVTPPRADGTVHPYLLAAAHLTGIDEVYKIGSAWAIAAMAFGTETIKAVDVIVGPGNIYVTIAKSLVAGTVGIDMIAGPSEVLVIADHTADPDCIAADLLSQAEHDPMASSILVTTKRKIALNAKKALYERVAKLSRREIAEASVQKNCVAFVVDDLDAAADLSNAIAPEHLELLVEDPFAYFPKIKHAGAMFLGQYTPEPVGDYVAGPNHVLPTQGTGRFSSALNVDNFLKKTSLLHYSKETFDEEAEDIIRLAEVEGLTAHAESVKARLKK; translated from the coding sequence ATGAAAATCTACCAGTATCCTTCCCAGGCTGCGGAAAAACGGTTTAAGTCCATGGTGGACCGGGGCGTCTCGTTCCGGGTCAAGGACGTGAAAGCCGTATCCAAAATTTTGGAAGACGTGCGGAAAAACGGCGATCAGGCGGTGGTGGACTACTCCAACCGTTTTGACGCCGGCGGCATGACCGTGGAATCCATGCGGGTGACCGACCAGGAAATGAAAGACGCCCTGGCTCAGGTCGATCCCGATTTTCAAAAAGCCATGGAACGGTCTCATCGCAATGTGGCGGATTTTCATCGCAGGCAGCTTCCCAAGTCCTGGATCACCACGGACAGGCCGGGCACGGTTTTAGGCCAGATGATACGCCCCGTGGACGCGGCGGGCGTGTACGTGCCGGGAGGGCAGGGCGGCAGTACGCCCTTGGTTTCCTCCGTCATCATGGGCGGGGTTCCCGCAAAAATCGCCGGCGTGGAGCGGGTGATCATGGTCACCCCTCCCAGGGCGGACGGAACCGTGCACCCCTATCTTCTGGCGGCGGCCCATCTTACAGGAATCGACGAGGTCTATAAAATCGGCAGCGCATGGGCCATCGCAGCCATGGCTTTCGGCACCGAAACCATCAAGGCTGTGGACGTCATCGTGGGCCCTGGCAATATTTACGTGACCATCGCCAAGAGCCTGGTGGCCGGAACCGTGGGCATCGACATGATCGCAGGCCCCAGCGAGGTCCTGGTCATCGCGGATCACACCGCCGACCCTGACTGCATAGCGGCCGACCTTCTTTCCCAGGCTGAGCACGATCCCATGGCAAGCTCCATCCTGGTGACCACAAAAAGAAAAATCGCCCTCAACGCCAAAAAAGCCCTGTACGAACGGGTGGCCAAGCTCTCCCGCCGGGAAATCGCCGAAGCATCAGTGCAAAAAAACTGCGTGGCCTTTGTGGTGGACGACCTGGACGCGGCCGCGGACCTGTCCAACGCCATCGCCCCGGAACACTTGGAACTCCTGGTGGAAGACCCCTTCGCCTACTTCCCCAAAATCAAGCACGCAGGCGCCATGTTCCTGGGCCAGTACACTCCCGAGCCCGTAGGAGACTACGTGGCAGGACCCAATCACGTCTTGCCCACCCAAGGCACAGGACGCTTTTCCTCTGCTTTAAACGTGGACAACTTCCTCAAGAAAACCAGCCTCCTGCACTATTCCAAGGAGACGTTCGATGAGGAGGCCGAGGACATCATTCGCCTGGCCGAGGTGGAAGGCCTCACCGCCCACGCCGAGTCAGTAAAAGCGAGACTGAAAAAATAG